A genomic segment from Lutibacter sp. A80 encodes:
- a CDS encoding TonB-dependent receptor domain-containing protein, with the protein MKKLLSVFFVLLGASVFAQTSILGSVIEAKSGQPIPGANIKVVGKSIGTTSDFDGNFSLKIAQNPPFSIEVSLIGYTLTLIEITQNNQNLTISLEESATALDEVVVSASRTPERILESPVTIERMDAREIKNTSSPSFYGGLENLKGVDVNTNSLTFKSVNTRGFATFANTRFMQLVDGMDNASPALNFNLGNLLGMSELDVNTVELLPGASSALYGANAFNGVLFMTSKNPFNSEGVSLYGKTGITSSKDAGDNNFVDVGIRMAHKFSDKFAAKASFSFLKGTEWYATDYNQYIDNGVGNPDIIKPVTTETAFDKLNVYGDEVQLSETPFGNLKGVGQYLESIGQIPSGASALLPEDNVSRTGYMERDLTDYVAESAKVDIALHYRPFEDDLEIIYNAKFGQGNTIYQGANRYNINNFFMQQHKIEVRNDNFFVRGYLTDEDAGDSYDMRFAGINLTKETAEQWFGTYAGAYLQSVLGGASNDAAHASARHYADANVTLQPGTPEFKEALNRIISDPDLTTGAKFQDKTKIYHADANYNFHEIIDFADVQVGGSWRQYSLNSSGTIFTDYDGSIDYNEYGAYTQIQKKYLDDRLKFTGSIRYDKAKNFDGNISPRISLSYSLGKGKTRNLRASFQTGFRNPTTQDQYIGLDAGQAILVGSAPDNLDRYTSSPLQNSSTAQAIGMPSTVQLSGRSAYENAYTLTSLYAFGASAAQGTVNPGLLKVADFDYVKPEKVTAYEIGYRAGFGKLSLDASAYYNQYEDFIGNKTVVVPHYGNVDLSDIVSLPAQLGGPTPAALIAISNGDYQPFQVYTNSKADIASYGGSIGVSTTLFGNYSFGLNYTYAKFDFDQSTDPDYEAGFNTPENKVKFSVGNTELIENLGFAVNIRWNDEYMWESSIADAMIDAKTVVDAQVNYTVDKWKSTFKIGAANLGGKEYFSAPGNGKIGSQYFASWTINP; encoded by the coding sequence ATGAAAAAATTACTAAGCGTTTTTTTTGTGCTATTAGGGGCTTCGGTGTTTGCTCAAACATCAATTTTAGGATCTGTAATAGAAGCAAAATCTGGGCAACCTATTCCAGGAGCTAATATAAAAGTTGTAGGTAAATCTATTGGAACTACATCTGACTTTGATGGAAATTTTTCTTTAAAAATAGCTCAAAACCCTCCGTTTTCAATTGAAGTTTCACTAATAGGTTATACTTTAACCCTAATAGAAATTACTCAAAATAATCAAAACCTAACAATATCGTTAGAAGAATCTGCAACAGCTTTAGATGAGGTGGTAGTTTCTGCTTCTAGAACTCCTGAACGTATTCTAGAATCTCCTGTTACTATTGAAAGAATGGATGCTAGAGAGATTAAAAACACATCCTCTCCATCATTTTATGGCGGTTTAGAAAACTTAAAAGGTGTAGATGTTAATACCAATAGTTTAACATTTAAATCTGTAAATACAAGAGGCTTTGCAACTTTTGCCAATACACGTTTTATGCAATTAGTTGATGGTATGGATAATGCATCTCCTGCGCTTAATTTTAATTTAGGAAATCTTTTAGGGATGTCTGAATTAGACGTAAATACAGTTGAATTATTACCAGGTGCATCCTCAGCGTTGTATGGTGCAAATGCTTTTAATGGTGTTTTATTTATGACTAGTAAAAATCCGTTTAATTCTGAAGGTGTAAGTTTATATGGTAAAACAGGTATTACTTCGTCTAAAGATGCAGGAGATAATAATTTTGTTGATGTAGGTATTAGAATGGCACATAAATTTAGCGATAAATTTGCTGCGAAAGCTTCTTTTTCATTTTTAAAAGGAACAGAATGGTATGCTACAGATTACAATCAATATATAGATAATGGAGTAGGGAATCCAGATATTATTAAACCAGTTACAACCGAAACGGCTTTTGATAAATTAAATGTATATGGAGACGAGGTGCAATTGTCGGAAACTCCATTTGGTAATCTTAAAGGTGTTGGTCAATATTTAGAGTCTATAGGGCAAATACCTTCAGGAGCAAGCGCTTTATTACCAGAAGATAATGTGTCTAGAACAGGTTATATGGAACGAGATTTAACAGATTATGTTGCCGAAAGTGCAAAAGTAGATATAGCTCTACACTATAGACCTTTTGAAGATGATTTAGAAATTATCTACAATGCTAAATTTGGGCAAGGAAATACTATTTATCAAGGAGCAAATAGATATAATATTAATAACTTTTTTATGCAACAACATAAAATTGAAGTTAGAAATGATAACTTTTTTGTAAGGGGTTATTTAACCGATGAAGATGCAGGAGATTCTTATGATATGCGTTTTGCAGGGATAAATTTAACCAAAGAAACTGCAGAACAATGGTTTGGTACTTATGCAGGTGCGTATTTGCAAAGTGTTTTAGGAGGTGCAAGTAACGATGCTGCTCACGCAAGTGCAAGGCATTATGCAGATGCTAATGTAACTTTACAACCAGGAACTCCAGAATTTAAAGAAGCTTTAAATCGAATTATATCAGATCCAGATTTAACAACTGGTGCAAAATTTCAAGATAAAACTAAAATATATCATGCAGATGCTAACTATAATTTTCATGAAATAATTGATTTTGCAGATGTACAAGTGGGTGGTTCTTGGAGACAATATTCTTTAAACTCGAGCGGAACTATCTTTACAGATTACGATGGCTCTATAGATTATAATGAGTATGGTGCTTATACACAAATTCAAAAAAAATATTTAGACGATAGATTAAAATTTACAGGTTCTATACGTTATGATAAAGCTAAGAATTTTGATGGAAATATTTCGCCAAGAATTTCATTATCATACTCATTAGGAAAAGGTAAAACAAGAAATTTAAGGGCTTCATTTCAAACAGGATTTAGAAATCCAACTACTCAAGATCAATATATTGGTTTAGATGCCGGACAAGCAATATTAGTTGGTTCAGCTCCAGATAATTTAGATAGATATACATCTAGTCCATTACAAAATAGTTCAACTGCGCAAGCCATAGGTATGCCATCAACAGTTCAATTAAGTGGAAGATCGGCCTATGAAAATGCTTATACTTTAACGTCTCTTTACGCTTTTGGGGCAAGTGCTGCACAAGGAACAGTAAATCCAGGATTATTAAAAGTTGCTGATTTTGATTATGTAAAACCAGAAAAAGTAACTGCTTACGAAATAGGTTATAGAGCAGGTTTTGGAAAATTATCTTTAGATGCAAGTGCATATTACAATCAATATGAAGATTTTATAGGTAATAAAACGGTTGTTGTACCGCATTATGGTAATGTTGATTTGTCTGATATTGTTTCGCTTCCTGCTCAATTAGGAGGTCCAACTCCAGCGGCTTTAATTGCAATTAGTAATGGAGATTATCAGCCATTTCAAGTTTATACCAATTCAAAAGCAGATATTGCTTCTTACGGAGGAAGTATTGGAGTATCTACTACGTTATTTGGAAATTATAGCTTTGGGTTAAACTATACCTATGCTAAGTTTGATTTTGACCAATCTACAGATCCAGATTATGAAGCAGGATTTAACACTCCAGAGAATAAAGTGAAGTTCTCTGTTGGAAATACCGAGTTGATTGAAAATTTAGGTTTTGCTGTTAATATTCGTTGGAATGATGAGTATATGTGGGAGTCTTCTATTGCAGATGCAATGATTGATGCAAAAACAGTGGTAGATGCACAAGTTAATTATACGGTTGATAAATGGAAATCTACCTTTAAAATTGGGGCAGCTAATTTAGGAGGTAAAGAATATTTTAGTGCGCCAGGAAATGGTAAAATTGGGTCGCAATATTTTGCTTCTTGGACCATAAATCCATAA
- a CDS encoding lysophospholipid acyltransferase family protein, whose product MNCSLTYLLYVLGTRIKFTNKYKIPKNVPLIVVSNHQSMHDISPISYYLRKQHPKFISKIELGKGIPSVSYNLRHGGSVLIDRKDPRQSLSAIRDFGKYIEKNNYAAVIFPEGTRSKNGVPRRFSENGLKMLTKFAPSAYIIPVTINNCWKLNKHGMFPLEVGVKVTFEFHEPIKANSLKFEDLFKKVESSIKNSVI is encoded by the coding sequence ATGAACTGCTCCCTTACTTATCTTTTGTATGTTTTAGGCACACGCATAAAATTTACAAATAAGTATAAAATCCCAAAAAACGTTCCTTTAATAGTTGTTTCCAATCACCAAAGCATGCACGATATTAGTCCTATTTCGTACTATTTAAGAAAACAACATCCAAAATTTATTTCAAAAATTGAGTTAGGAAAAGGGATTCCAAGCGTATCATATAACCTAAGACATGGAGGTTCTGTTTTAATTGATCGAAAAGACCCAAGACAATCTTTATCGGCTATTAGAGATTTTGGAAAATATATTGAAAAAAACAATTATGCAGCTGTAATTTTCCCTGAAGGAACCAGAAGTAAAAACGGTGTTCCAAGACGATTTTCAGAAAATGGCCTAAAAATGCTTACCAAATTTGCCCCTTCGGCCTATATAATTCCTGTAACTATTAACAATTGCTGGAAACTTAATAAACACGGTATGTTTCCTTTAGAAGTTGGCGTAAAAGTTACTTTTGAATTTCACGAACCAATTAAGGCAAACTCACTAAAATTTGAAGACTTATTTAAAAAAGTAGAAAGCTCCATAAAAAATTCCGTAATTTAG
- a CDS encoding acyl-ACP desaturase translates to MSLHNIRLEVMLTLEKNIDTFVEKFLITPEKIWQPTDFLPNSQSEKFIDEVKEIREISKELSDDFWTVLVGDTITEEALPTYESWLLDVEGVSQHNNNGGDNGWAKWIRAWTGEENRHGDVLNKYIYLSGRVNMREVEITTQHLIADGFDIGTARDPYKNFVYTSFQELATYISHNNVAKIARKNGHKLLAKMSKIIAGDEMRHHLAYTEFVRQIFKCDPSEMMLAYQHMMKHKIVMPAMHLRHSFEEKGTLFDQFSVVAQRVGVYTGFDYIDIIKKLNTTWEIDKITGLTAEAEKARDYLMKLPDRMHRITERIVIPDTKYNFKWMNPLT, encoded by the coding sequence ATGTCGTTACACAATATCCGGTTAGAGGTAATGCTAACCCTAGAAAAAAATATAGATACTTTTGTAGAAAAGTTCTTAATTACTCCAGAAAAGATTTGGCAACCAACCGATTTTTTACCAAATTCTCAAAGTGAAAAATTTATTGATGAAGTAAAAGAAATACGAGAAATCTCCAAAGAATTAAGCGATGATTTTTGGACAGTTTTAGTAGGTGATACTATTACCGAAGAAGCACTACCAACATATGAATCATGGTTATTAGACGTTGAAGGTGTATCTCAACACAACAATAATGGAGGTGATAATGGTTGGGCAAAATGGATAAGAGCCTGGACTGGTGAAGAAAACCGCCACGGAGATGTATTAAATAAATATATCTATTTATCTGGAAGAGTAAATATGCGTGAAGTAGAAATTACAACACAACATTTAATTGCTGATGGATTTGATATTGGTACAGCACGCGATCCCTACAAAAACTTTGTATACACCAGCTTTCAGGAATTAGCAACCTATATCTCTCATAATAATGTAGCAAAAATTGCCCGTAAAAACGGACATAAATTATTAGCCAAAATGTCTAAAATTATTGCTGGTGATGAAATGCGCCATCATTTAGCATATACCGAATTTGTACGTCAAATTTTTAAATGCGACCCAAGTGAAATGATGCTTGCATATCAACATATGATGAAACATAAAATTGTAATGCCAGCAATGCACTTAAGACATTCTTTTGAAGAAAAAGGAACTTTATTTGATCAATTTTCAGTAGTTGCACAACGTGTAGGCGTCTACACCGGATTTGATTATATTGATATTATTAAAAAATTAAACACAACTTGGGAAATAGATAAAATAACTGGCTTAACTGCAGAAGCTGAAAAAGCACGTGATTATTTAATGAAATTACCAGATCGTATGCATCGTATTACAGAACGTATAGTAATTCCTGATACCAAATACAACTTTAAGTGGATGAATCCATTAACTTAA
- a CDS encoding Fur family transcriptional regulator — MKRRNTPTKEAVLAVLSKSGKALSQDSIEKEIDIAINRATIYRVLNRFCDDGVIHKIVAEDGKQYFALTKKSDKKTLENQHLHFNCVKCKGIECLNVEINFSIPEGYLVENVNCILTGVCKECLKAKK; from the coding sequence ATGAAGAGAAGAAATACACCTACAAAAGAAGCTGTTTTGGCTGTTTTATCTAAGTCAGGTAAAGCCTTGAGTCAAGATTCAATTGAGAAGGAAATAGATATTGCAATTAATAGAGCAACTATTTATAGAGTTTTAAATCGATTTTGTGACGATGGAGTTATACATAAAATTGTTGCAGAGGATGGTAAACAGTATTTTGCTTTAACTAAAAAATCTGATAAAAAAACTTTAGAAAATCAACATTTGCATTTCAATTGTGTAAAATGTAAAGGAATAGAATGTTTGAATGTTGAAATTAATTTTTCTATTCCTGAAGGTTATTTAGTTGAAAATGTAAATTGTATTTTAACAGGAGTTTGTAAAGAGTGTTTAAAAGCCAAAAAATAA
- a CDS encoding TonB-dependent receptor, which yields MLQKTLSILLCFSLYTLTFAQNTFQIKGFVADANSLQPIEGANIISNNLYAITSSEGVFTIKNIAKKTYTFTVSCIGYKSKTFTVNATPKMEAITVYLTESATELNEIEVQGKTKKRELQESPTVSYVVSEEFLNKNRENSLMQTLSKIPGVSTISIGSGQSKPVIRGLGFNRVVVVQNGIKHEAQQWGSDHGLEIDQYGIENIQIIKGAASLLYGSDAIAGVVDIQPTKTPLKNSFNGEVNLLGESNNDLLGISAGIQSRKDSWFYRGRLTYRDYGDYKVPTDKINYENYIFELDDNNLRNTAGKEANASFSIGYISDNIKSETFLSNVNAKNGFFANAHGLEVRSSTIDYDSSNRDIDYPYHTVNHFKVTNNTSIILNNHTLHLDLGFQNNHREEHSEPSAHGYMPKPTNTKEREFDKNTYALNIRDAFSPNNQHDIVAGINVEFQNNNIGGWGFLIPKYNRFTIGAFAYDQFEINSNLHFLAGIRYDYGVLNTKSYFDWYQSKVDNSDGSTSNVYLQRAQNKTLDFGNISASMGLSYLQNNTTYKINVGKSFRMPLSNELASDGVNYHMYRFEKGNLNLDPEESYQLDIDIDHTTELFSIGVSPFVNFFENYIYLNPTSNYYETLQIYEYTQSKVFRMGGEFRASSTITKNLQLNLSAEYVYSNQTNGAKEGFTLPFSPPLSGLFTINYQLKDFYFLNKPQLSASYKIAASQSEIVPPEEKTDGYQVLNMSLVTEMDLIKNNAPVAMRIKLNNVFNTKYFDHTSFYRLIDVPEAGRNLSISLTIPF from the coding sequence ATGCTTCAAAAAACACTTAGTATATTGCTATGTTTTAGCTTATACACTTTAACATTTGCCCAAAACACTTTTCAAATAAAAGGATTTGTGGCAGATGCAAACAGCTTACAACCTATAGAAGGTGCTAATATTATTAGCAATAATTTATATGCTATTACGTCTTCAGAAGGAGTATTTACAATAAAAAACATAGCTAAAAAAACCTATACATTTACAGTATCGTGCATAGGTTATAAGTCTAAAACATTTACAGTAAATGCAACACCAAAAATGGAAGCTATCACGGTTTATTTAACCGAATCTGCAACCGAGCTTAACGAAATTGAAGTTCAAGGAAAAACTAAAAAAAGAGAGCTCCAAGAATCTCCTACAGTTTCATACGTAGTTTCTGAAGAGTTTCTTAATAAAAATAGAGAAAATAGCCTTATGCAAACTCTAAGTAAAATTCCTGGAGTAAGCACTATAAGTATCGGTTCTGGCCAATCTAAACCTGTAATTAGAGGTTTAGGATTTAATAGAGTAGTGGTTGTTCAAAACGGTATAAAGCACGAAGCACAACAATGGGGAAGTGATCACGGCTTAGAAATAGATCAATATGGAATTGAAAATATTCAAATTATTAAAGGTGCAGCATCTCTACTTTATGGCTCCGATGCAATTGCTGGTGTTGTAGACATTCAACCTACAAAAACACCTCTTAAAAATTCTTTTAACGGAGAAGTAAATCTTTTAGGAGAAAGCAATAATGATTTATTAGGTATTTCTGCAGGTATTCAATCACGAAAAGATTCTTGGTTTTATCGTGGAAGACTAACTTATAGAGATTATGGAGATTATAAAGTTCCAACCGATAAAATTAATTATGAAAACTATATTTTTGAACTTGATGATAATAATTTAAGAAATACAGCCGGAAAAGAAGCAAATGCAAGCTTTAGTATTGGTTATATTTCTGACAATATAAAATCTGAAACCTTTTTAAGTAATGTAAATGCTAAAAACGGTTTCTTTGCTAATGCCCATGGACTTGAAGTTAGATCATCTACCATAGATTATGACAGTTCTAATAGAGATATTGATTATCCTTATCATACGGTTAATCATTTTAAAGTTACCAACAACACCTCTATAATTCTAAACAACCACACGCTTCATTTAGATTTAGGTTTTCAGAACAATCACAGAGAAGAACATTCAGAACCATCAGCACATGGATATATGCCAAAACCAACGAATACTAAAGAACGTGAATTTGATAAAAACACCTATGCTTTAAACATTAGAGATGCCTTTAGTCCAAATAATCAACACGATATTGTTGCAGGTATAAATGTAGAATTTCAAAACAACAACATTGGAGGCTGGGGATTTTTAATTCCAAAATACAACCGCTTTACAATTGGAGCATTTGCTTATGACCAATTTGAAATTAATTCTAATTTACATTTTCTAGCAGGTATCCGTTACGATTATGGAGTACTTAACACCAAATCGTATTTCGATTGGTATCAGTCTAAAGTAGATAATAGTGACGGTTCTACATCAAATGTATACCTACAAAGAGCGCAAAATAAAACCTTAGATTTTGGTAATATTAGTGCTTCAATGGGCTTAAGTTATTTACAGAACAATACCACTTATAAAATAAATGTAGGTAAGAGTTTTAGAATGCCTTTATCTAATGAATTAGCTTCAGATGGTGTTAACTACCATATGTATCGTTTTGAAAAAGGAAATCTAAATTTAGACCCTGAAGAATCGTACCAACTAGACATAGATATTGACCATACAACCGAATTATTTAGTATTGGAGTAAGTCCTTTTGTAAACTTTTTTGAAAACTATATTTACTTAAACCCTACTTCAAACTATTATGAAACCCTTCAAATTTATGAATACACACAAAGTAAAGTATTTAGAATGGGAGGAGAATTTAGAGCTAGTTCAACAATAACTAAAAATTTACAATTAAATCTGTCTGCAGAATACGTGTATTCTAATCAAACTAATGGAGCTAAAGAAGGTTTTACACTTCCTTTTTCACCTCCATTATCAGGTCTATTTACAATAAATTATCAACTTAAAGACTTTTATTTTTTAAACAAACCTCAGTTAAGTGCTAGTTATAAAATTGCAGCATCTCAAAGTGAAATTGTACCACCAGAAGAAAAAACAGATGGTTATCAAGTACTAAATATGTCTTTAGTTACAGAAATGGACCTTATAAAAAACAATGCACCTGTAGCAATGCGTATAAAATTAAACAATGTATTTAATACTAAATATTTTGATCATACCAGCTTTTACCGTTTAATAGACGTACCAGAAGCAGGTAGAAATTTATCAATATCATTAACAATACCTTTTTAA
- a CDS encoding DUF4625 domain-containing protein, whose product MKSNYKLIAIFAFLGLFLQSCDDDDDPILNAPTISNFEYGEGSEHSTDQFAFKGSDIHIEAEINADALVSSITLAIHTHDIEPGENEVDWDFEQTFTDTNYLVLNPTFHEHIDVPTNIPSGEYHVELIVVDELGNSTEVEGYIQIIDYITLSEFSIDETAARGDDFHAEFMIDAVNGIHSITVDVHAHDITVGEGEVEFDYEEEFLGDYHEQTSVEFHEHIDVPATAPVGEYHITFTVEDEDGNTKEYETHIDITE is encoded by the coding sequence ATGAAATCAAATTACAAATTAATAGCAATTTTTGCTTTTCTTGGACTCTTTTTACAATCTTGTGATGACGATGACGATCCAATATTAAACGCACCAACAATTTCAAACTTTGAATATGGTGAAGGAAGTGAGCACTCAACAGACCAATTTGCTTTTAAAGGGTCTGACATTCATATTGAAGCTGAAATTAATGCAGATGCTTTAGTTAGTAGCATTACACTTGCTATACACACACACGATATAGAACCAGGTGAAAATGAAGTAGATTGGGATTTTGAACAAACATTTACAGATACAAATTACCTAGTTTTAAACCCAACTTTTCACGAACATATTGATGTTCCAACAAACATTCCTTCTGGTGAATACCATGTTGAATTAATTGTTGTTGATGAACTAGGAAATAGCACAGAGGTTGAAGGATATATTCAAATAATAGATTATATTACTTTAAGTGAATTTTCTATAGATGAAACAGCTGCTAGAGGAGATGATTTTCACGCAGAATTTATGATAGATGCTGTTAACGGTATCCACAGTATTACTGTTGATGTACACGCACATGACATTACTGTTGGAGAAGGTGAAGTAGAATTTGATTATGAGGAAGAATTTTTAGGTGACTACCACGAACAAACTTCTGTAGAATTTCATGAGCATATTGATGTTCCTGCTACTGCACCTGTAGGTGAATACCATATTACTTTTACAGTTGAAGATGAAGATGGAAATACAAAAGAATATGAAACACATATAGATATTACCGAATAA
- a CDS encoding DUF4625 domain-containing protein codes for MKFTLKYFYFITLSLLMLSCSDDDSVDKDDQKPTISINYSDGFPQACEQLVKGQTYTFKAKVTDNKALASYSLDIHNNFDQHTHDDQGEVCDLDPIKEAINPLIFMENYSIEGELTTYEINISITIPNDIDTGDYHCSYSVTDTTGWQSNTSIDIKIIE; via the coding sequence ATGAAATTTACACTAAAATATTTTTACTTTATAACCCTTTCCCTACTTATGTTATCTTGCTCTGATGACGATAGCGTTGATAAAGATGACCAAAAACCAACTATAAGCATCAATTATTCAGACGGTTTTCCTCAAGCTTGTGAGCAACTTGTAAAGGGACAAACTTATACTTTTAAAGCAAAAGTTACAGACAATAAAGCTTTAGCCTCTTATAGTTTAGATATCCATAATAATTTTGACCAACACACCCATGATGATCAAGGAGAAGTATGTGATTTAGACCCTATAAAAGAAGCTATTAATCCTTTAATATTTATGGAAAACTATAGCATAGAAGGGGAATTAACTACCTATGAAATAAATATTAGCATAACAATTCCAAATGATATAGATACTGGAGATTATCATTGCTCTTATTCTGTAACAGATACAACAGGTTGGCAAAGTAACACATCTATTGATATTAAAATTATTGAATAA
- a CDS encoding amidohydrolase has translation MQHLKLALLQVDIVWQNAKQNRINYSEKIQEISETVDVIVLPEMFSTGFSMQAAPNAESMQGETVKWMQKMASEKNTAICGSLIISQNNNYYNRFVFVKPSGEIEKYDKRHLFTLAGEEKVYTAGTEKLIIDYKGWKICPQVCYDLRFPVWARNVENYDVLLYVANWPKRRILAWDSLLKARAIENMCYTIGVNRVGVDASNFEYNGHTSAFDYLGAQIVETTACNEAILIVTLEKNSLDKTRNKFNFLRDKDSFNIF, from the coding sequence ATGCAACATTTAAAATTAGCTTTATTACAAGTAGATATTGTTTGGCAAAATGCAAAGCAAAATAGGATTAATTATTCAGAAAAAATACAAGAAATCTCTGAAACAGTTGATGTAATTGTTTTGCCTGAAATGTTTTCAACTGGATTTAGTATGCAAGCAGCACCCAATGCAGAATCAATGCAAGGAGAAACCGTAAAATGGATGCAAAAAATGGCTTCAGAAAAAAATACCGCCATTTGTGGAAGTTTAATTATATCTCAAAATAATAATTATTACAATAGGTTTGTATTTGTTAAACCTTCTGGAGAAATTGAAAAGTATGATAAACGCCATTTATTTACCTTAGCTGGAGAAGAAAAGGTATATACAGCTGGAACAGAAAAACTAATTATTGATTATAAAGGTTGGAAAATTTGTCCACAAGTTTGTTACGATTTGCGTTTTCCTGTTTGGGCTAGAAATGTGGAAAATTATGATGTTTTATTGTATGTTGCAAATTGGCCTAAACGTAGGATTTTAGCTTGGGATAGCTTGTTAAAAGCGCGTGCTATTGAAAATATGTGTTATACAATTGGTGTAAATAGAGTAGGTGTAGATGCTAGTAATTTTGAATACAATGGGCACACATCTGCATTTGATTATTTGGGGGCTCAAATAGTTGAAACAACAGCATGTAATGAAGCCATTTTAATTGTTACTTTAGAAAAAAATAGTTTAGATAAAACTAGAAACAAATTTAATTTTTTAAGAGATAAGGATAGTTTTAATATTTTTTAG
- a CDS encoding methionine aminotransferase, whose product MPIYRYSFQSKLPEIPTSIFSVMSALALKENALNLSQGFPDFESDKNSIELVYKAMLNGKNQYAPMPGVFSLRKEITNKIEHLYGVSYNPETEITVTAGATQAIFTAIAATIKKDDEVVIFKPAYDCYEPTIQLFGGKVIPVQLNPEDFKIDWKLVKNLITDKTRMIIINTPHNPSGRILSAFDMLQLENILKDTNILLLSDEVYEHIIFDGEFHQSAVLYPVLAGRAFIVASFGKMFHNTGWKVGYCLAPKELMTEFRKVHQFNVFSVNHPIQEAFAEYLKTPEHYLKLNDFYQHKRDLFLSLIKDSRFEFTPSKGTYFQLLNFKNITEENDVDFAIRLTKEYKLASIPISVFNEQQLNTKVLRFCFAKTDETLKKAAEIICNI is encoded by the coding sequence ATGCCAATATACAGATATTCATTTCAATCTAAACTACCAGAAATTCCAACATCTATTTTTTCTGTAATGAGTGCTTTGGCTCTTAAAGAAAATGCCCTGAATTTATCGCAAGGTTTTCCCGATTTTGAGAGTGATAAAAATTCAATTGAATTGGTGTATAAAGCAATGTTAAATGGTAAAAATCAATATGCTCCAATGCCTGGTGTTTTTAGTTTACGAAAAGAAATTACTAATAAAATAGAGCATTTGTACGGTGTTTCTTATAACCCAGAAACGGAAATTACTGTAACTGCAGGAGCAACACAAGCCATTTTTACAGCAATAGCTGCTACTATTAAAAAAGATGACGAGGTAGTGATTTTTAAACCGGCGTACGATTGTTACGAGCCAACTATTCAACTTTTTGGAGGAAAAGTGATTCCTGTTCAATTAAATCCAGAAGATTTTAAAATTGATTGGAAATTGGTAAAAAACCTAATTACTGATAAAACTAGAATGATAATTATAAATACGCCTCATAATCCTTCAGGTAGAATTTTATCGGCATTTGATATGTTACAATTAGAAAATATTTTAAAAGACACCAATATTTTATTGTTAAGTGATGAGGTTTACGAGCATATAATTTTTGATGGAGAGTTTCATCAGTCTGCAGTTTTATATCCTGTATTGGCTGGAAGAGCTTTTATTGTTGCCTCATTCGGAAAAATGTTTCATAATACAGGTTGGAAAGTAGGGTATTGCTTGGCTCCAAAAGAACTAATGACGGAATTTAGAAAAGTACATCAGTTTAATGTGTTTAGCGTCAATCATCCAATTCAAGAAGCATTTGCTGAATATTTAAAAACACCCGAACATTATTTAAAATTGAATGATTTTTATCAACATAAACGAGATTTATTTTTAAGTTTAATTAAAGACTCTAGATTTGAATTTACACCTTCAAAAGGTACATATTTTCAATTGTTAAATTTTAAAAATATTACTGAAGAAAACGATGTTGATTTTGCAATTCGATTAACTAAAGAGTATAAATTAGCGAGTATTCCAATATCGGTTTTTAATGAACAACAATTAAATACTAAAGTATTGCGGTTTTGTTTTGCTAAAACCGATGAAACCTTAAAAAAAGCAGCAGAAATAATATGCAACATTTAA
- a CDS encoding helix-turn-helix transcriptional regulator — protein MPIIVNLDIMLATRKMKSIELAEKIGITPANLSILKSGKAKAIRFSTLEAICKELACQPADILEYSSE, from the coding sequence ATGCCTATTATTGTAAATTTAGACATTATGCTTGCTACTCGAAAAATGAAAAGTATAGAGTTGGCTGAAAAAATAGGAATTACGCCTGCAAACCTTTCTATTTTAAAATCTGGTAAAGCAAAAGCAATACGTTTTTCTACCTTAGAAGCAATTTGTAAAGAGTTAGCATGTCAGCCAGCAGATATTTTAGAATATTCTTCAGAGTAA